One window of the Hypanus sabinus isolate sHypSab1 chromosome 13, sHypSab1.hap1, whole genome shotgun sequence genome contains the following:
- the si:ch211-170d8.2 gene encoding uncharacterized protein si:ch211-170d8.2 — translation MHRSTITLCLLFTLLHVLCALPRSSRRHSRSSSLEDEDIFYNFLSGSLEMDVEEGKRIGRRETVVGRSHLHCFKPSETWSAAPRTYTPFSGSVQYRVTVTTAPTEPPWKVFPLWHLMMFMKRFYSCCKLGYPCKKIKGYQGRLLGPGNEMEFFLRPEYLFVNVLRAQLHVNIANPDRVVLEAEIRVKTQGMTVVARTRNTLSQAMAESELAFDTLFLFKMMKEELVKEESGTVQFLLILRCFQNHHQLNCHDHGVIVLRAPFIVIGYV, via the exons ATGCACCGATCTaccatcaccctctgtctcctgtTTACCCTCCTACATGTCCTCTGTGCGCTCCCCCGCAGCTCCAGAAGGCATTCCAGATCCTCCTCGTTGGAAGACGAGGACATATTCTACAATTTCCTCAGCGGCAGCCTGGAGATGGACGTGGAGGAAGGCAAGCGGATTGGTAGGCGGGAGACCGTCGTCGGTCGGAGTCACCTTCACTGCTTCAAGCCAAGTGAGACGTGGTCGGCGGCGCCCAGAACCTATACGCCGTTCTCCGGAAGCGTGCagtaccgggtcactgttaccACCGCCCCCACCGAGCCCCCTTGGAAAGTTTTCCCACTCTGGCACCTGATGATGTTCATGAAACGCTTTTACAGCTGCTGCAAGCTTGGGTatccctgcaagaaaatcaaAGGTTACCAAGGACGCTTGCTCGGAC CTGGAAATGAGATGGAGTTTTTCCTGAGACCCGAGTACCTGTTTGTGAACGTGCTTAGGGCACAGCTGCACGTGAACATTGCCAATCCTGACAGAGTGGTACTTGAGGCGGAGATCAGAGTCAAGACGCAGGGGATGACTGTCGTTGCGAGGACACG GAACACCCTCTCACAAGCCATGGCTGAGTCCGAATTGGCCTTTGACACACTCTTCCTCTTCAAGATGATGAAGGAGGAACTTGTTAAGGAAGAAAGTGGGACAGTCCAGTTCCTGCTGATACTGAGGTGTTTTCAGAACCATCACCAGCTGAACTGTCACGACCATGGTGTCATCGTGTTGCGCGCCCCATTTATAGTCATCGGTTACGTTTAG